In Phycisphaeraceae bacterium, one DNA window encodes the following:
- the trmB gene encoding tRNA (guanosine(46)-N7)-methyltransferase TrmB: MSFGLGRGRELVTSGWGFTTADLPALEAGRLGPEFFFGSEASSRARRFEIEIGVGKGAFLLQEAPQHSDTLFLGIEYAGEFYRYAADRMRRHAVPNVRVLYGDAIEFIHHRLRDDCVDVIHLYFSDPWPKKRHHKRRVVQVRSLGDFHRVLRPEGEVRLVTDHDELWTWYEQCAEQVNDRFERVPFAQPRSAAEGEVVGTNFERKYQREGRPFHAMTLRRRS; encoded by the coding sequence ATGTCATTCGGACTCGGACGAGGTCGTGAGTTGGTGACCAGTGGGTGGGGCTTCACCACGGCGGATCTGCCAGCGCTTGAAGCGGGGCGGCTTGGGCCGGAGTTCTTCTTCGGATCCGAGGCTTCGAGTCGCGCTCGTCGTTTCGAGATCGAGATCGGTGTCGGAAAGGGGGCCTTCCTCCTTCAGGAGGCGCCGCAGCACTCCGACACGCTCTTCCTCGGCATCGAGTACGCGGGCGAGTTCTATCGCTATGCCGCCGATCGCATGCGTCGCCACGCGGTTCCCAATGTGCGCGTGCTCTATGGCGATGCGATTGAGTTCATTCATCATCGACTGCGGGACGATTGCGTTGATGTCATTCACCTCTACTTCAGCGATCCGTGGCCGAAGAAGCGCCATCACAAGCGACGCGTGGTGCAAGTTCGGTCACTCGGTGACTTCCATCGCGTGCTGCGACCGGAAGGCGAGGTGCGCCTCGTTACCGATCACGATGAGCTCTGGACCTGGTATGAGCAGTGCGCCGAACAGGTGAACGATCGCTTCGAGCGCGTGCCGTTCGCGCAGCCTCGATCAGCGGCGGAAGGCGAGGTCGTCGGCACGAACTTCGAGCGGAAGTACCAGCGTGAAGGAAGGCCCTTCCACGCGATGACCCTGCGCCGAAGATCGTGA
- a CDS encoding glycine--tRNA ligase gives MSAPEFSPSVPPSSRTPSMDEIVSLCRRRGFIFGSSEIYGGINGFWDYGPLGTELKRNLKNAWWEDMVRRELRGPDGKPVDIVGVDCTIIMNPKVWIASGHVGGFNDPMVDCRETKLRYRADHLLALGAVEPSARIHVFVEGDADSLARAEKALTKYEKRDSLDSVRHQVRPFTHLSAEERSRAVGPDAKEPGTLTEPRQFNLMFETFVGAIRDDDARAYLRPETAQGIFANFQNVVDSTRVRVPFGIAQIGKAFRNEVTPRNFTFRSREFEQAEIEFFIHPSTANEWYAFWRDQRYRWWQSIGLAGDNLTLREHGRDELAHYAKEGAGCCDVEYRFPFTAPGFGELEGVAHRSDYDLRQHAEHSGKRDKMKYFDQERAERYFPHVIEPSGGMDRGTLALLCEAYTPDPSRPSGVFMKFHPRMAPVKAGIFPLVNKDGMPEMAEALSRQLRRRWPVEFDPKQSIGKRYARMDEAGTPYCFTIDGDSLKDQTVTVRHRDSQAQERIGVDHVENWLSDRLS, from the coding sequence ATGTCCGCACCGGAATTCAGCCCTAGCGTCCCCCCATCATCCAGGACTCCGTCAATGGATGAGATCGTCTCCCTCTGCCGCCGCCGAGGATTCATCTTCGGCTCGAGCGAAATCTACGGCGGCATCAACGGATTCTGGGATTACGGTCCGCTCGGCACGGAGCTCAAGCGCAACCTGAAGAACGCATGGTGGGAGGACATGGTCCGCCGCGAACTTCGCGGGCCCGATGGCAAGCCCGTCGACATCGTGGGCGTCGACTGCACCATCATCATGAACCCGAAGGTCTGGATCGCCTCCGGGCATGTCGGCGGCTTCAACGACCCGATGGTCGATTGCCGTGAAACCAAGCTGCGATATCGCGCCGATCACCTGCTCGCTCTCGGCGCCGTCGAGCCCAGCGCCCGCATCCATGTCTTTGTCGAGGGCGATGCCGACTCGCTCGCCCGCGCAGAGAAGGCGCTCACCAAGTACGAGAAGCGCGATTCACTCGACTCGGTGCGTCATCAGGTCCGGCCCTTCACGCATCTCTCGGCCGAGGAGCGCTCGCGCGCCGTGGGCCCGGACGCGAAGGAGCCCGGCACCCTCACCGAGCCGCGGCAGTTCAATCTGATGTTCGAGACCTTCGTCGGCGCCATCCGCGACGACGACGCCCGCGCCTACCTGCGACCCGAAACGGCGCAGGGCATCTTCGCCAACTTTCAGAATGTCGTCGACTCGACGCGCGTGCGCGTGCCCTTCGGCATCGCTCAGATCGGCAAGGCCTTCCGCAACGAGGTCACGCCCCGCAACTTCACCTTCAGAAGCCGCGAGTTCGAGCAGGCGGAGATCGAGTTCTTCATTCACCCGTCGACTGCGAACGAGTGGTACGCCTTCTGGCGCGATCAGCGCTATCGCTGGTGGCAGTCGATCGGTCTTGCCGGTGACAACCTGACGCTTCGCGAGCACGGTCGCGACGAGCTCGCGCACTACGCCAAGGAGGGCGCCGGGTGCTGCGATGTGGAGTATCGCTTCCCATTCACTGCGCCGGGCTTCGGCGAACTCGAGGGTGTCGCACACCGCAGCGACTACGACCTGCGCCAGCACGCCGAGCACAGCGGCAAGCGCGACAAGATGAAGTACTTCGACCAGGAGCGCGCCGAGCGCTACTTCCCCCATGTCATCGAGCCATCCGGGGGCATGGATCGCGGCACGCTCGCGCTCCTGTGCGAGGCGTACACGCCCGACCCATCACGCCCGAGCGGCGTCTTCATGAAGTTCCATCCGCGCATGGCCCCGGTCAAGGCGGGCATCTTCCCGCTCGTGAACAAGGACGGCATGCCGGAGATGGCCGAGGCTCTCTCACGCCAGTTGCGCCGGCGCTGGCCGGTTGAGTTCGATCCCAAGCAGTCGATCGGCAAGCGCTACGCGCGCATGGACGAGGCGGGCACCCCCTACTGCTTCACCATTGACGGCGACTCGCTCAAGGACCAGACCGTGACCGTGCGGCATCGTGACTCGCAGGCGCAGGAGCGCATCGGCGTCGACCATGTGGAGAACTGGCTCAGCGACCGACTGTCGTAA
- a CDS encoding SDR family NAD(P)-dependent oxidoreductase, with translation MAESNMGGRHLVVTGGAGALGAAVARSLVQSGATVTVLDRVKPQANALPPSVRSFEVDLSDEASVRRAFEALERLDGSIHCAGGFGMTPISETSLADFEAMWRMNTVSCYLCCREAVRAMRRSAPLASGSHGGGDGRHRGAEPSDAAPAARREVDAGRGGMPRGWIVNVAARPALQPVGGMTAYSASKAAVVSLTQSLAVELLSEGILVNAVAPSMMDTPSNRSAMPDADHSKWPSVDDVASVIRALASPRNRVTSGAIVPVYGAA, from the coding sequence ATGGCTGAGAGCAACATGGGTGGTCGACATCTCGTGGTCACCGGCGGTGCTGGCGCCCTCGGTGCGGCCGTGGCGCGGTCTCTGGTTCAGAGCGGCGCCACCGTCACGGTGCTCGACCGAGTCAAGCCGCAGGCGAACGCCCTGCCGCCGTCGGTGCGCTCGTTCGAGGTCGATCTCAGTGACGAGGCTTCGGTTCGCCGAGCGTTTGAAGCGCTCGAGCGACTCGATGGATCGATTCACTGCGCTGGTGGCTTCGGCATGACTCCGATTTCGGAGACTTCGCTCGCCGACTTCGAGGCGATGTGGCGCATGAACACCGTGAGTTGCTATCTCTGCTGTCGCGAGGCGGTGCGCGCGATGCGCCGCAGCGCGCCGTTGGCGAGCGGCTCTCACGGCGGAGGTGACGGCCGGCATCGCGGCGCGGAGCCGAGCGATGCGGCACCTGCGGCACGCCGTGAGGTCGATGCGGGACGCGGCGGAATGCCGCGTGGCTGGATTGTGAATGTCGCCGCTCGGCCGGCGCTTCAGCCGGTGGGCGGCATGACCGCCTATTCGGCGAGCAAGGCGGCCGTGGTCAGCCTGACCCAATCGCTTGCAGTCGAGCTTCTCAGTGAGGGCATTCTCGTCAATGCCGTGGCACCGTCGATGATGGACACGCCGAGCAATCGAAGCGCCATGCCCGATGCCGACCACTCGAAGTGGCCGAGCGTTGACGATGTCGCCTCGGTGATTCGGGCCCTCGCCTCGCCGCGCAATCGCGTCACCAGCGGCGCGATCGTGCCGGTCTATGGCGCTGCGTGA
- the folE gene encoding GTP cyclohydrolase I FolE, translated as MAKDPRSKGRNSRTASTRPASGRNGKARTTADQTAARAESNDMICFPEPDFANTTTHDAMSHVRALLEYIGEDPDREGLLDTPKRVIRAMHEHFRGYGMDPAEPLRKTFSEVEGYDELVLLTNIEVHSHCEHHMVPFVGRAHVGYIPNGRVVGLSKLARVVEIFSKRLQVQEKLTAQIAGTIKEVLKPHGVGVILQCRHFCMCYRGVQQPGAVTTTSKLHGTFLSSPAARMEFLTLCGFNKPPE; from the coding sequence ATGGCGAAAGACCCGAGGTCCAAAGGCCGCAACTCCCGCACTGCGTCGACGCGACCTGCGTCGGGTCGGAACGGGAAGGCCCGCACCACTGCGGACCAGACCGCGGCCCGCGCAGAGAGCAACGACATGATCTGCTTCCCCGAGCCCGACTTCGCGAACACCACCACGCACGATGCCATGTCGCATGTGCGAGCACTGCTCGAGTACATCGGCGAGGATCCCGACCGCGAGGGGCTGCTCGACACTCCGAAGCGCGTCATCCGCGCCATGCACGAACACTTCCGCGGATACGGCATGGACCCCGCCGAGCCGCTGCGCAAGACCTTCAGCGAGGTCGAGGGCTACGACGAGCTCGTCCTGCTGACGAACATCGAAGTGCACAGCCATTGCGAACACCACATGGTGCCCTTCGTCGGCCGTGCCCATGTCGGCTACATCCCCAACGGCCGCGTGGTGGGCCTCTCGAAGCTCGCGCGTGTGGTCGAGATCTTCTCCAAGCGACTGCAAGTCCAGGAGAAGCTGACCGCGCAGATCGCGGGGACCATCAAGGAAGTGCTCAAGCCGCACGGCGTGGGCGTCATTCTCCAGTGCCGACACTTCTGCATGTGCTATCGAGGCGTGCAGCAGCCCGGCGCAGTGACGACCACCAGCAAGCTGCACGGCACCTTCCTGTCGAGCCCTGCCGCCCGCATGGAGTTCCTCACCCTCTGCGGCTTCAACAAGCCGCCGGAGTGA
- a CDS encoding homocysteine S-methyltransferase family protein: protein MSRYRHSLPQLGERLFLTDGGLETTLVFHDGLELPEFAAFPLLRREDGEQILVRYFRGFAGIARRHGAGLILESATWRASADWGARLGYTPEALVRANRRAVDLLIPIRDEFDAPETPVVISGCLGPRGDGYVPSMQMSADEAERYHQPQARALVDAGVDMLCAMTLNTIDEAIGITRTAVRLSVPVAISFTVEVNARLATGETLRHAIEAVDDATAQVPAYYMINCAHPSHFRPALEDGGPWTSRIRGIRANASRKSHAELNESTELDPGKPLELAEDYASLIERWPQITVLGGCCGTDERHVECIADRCAPLFAARPNS, encoded by the coding sequence ATGAGCCGGTATCGACACTCGCTTCCGCAGCTTGGAGAACGGCTGTTCCTGACCGACGGAGGACTCGAGACGACCCTCGTCTTCCACGATGGGCTCGAACTTCCCGAGTTTGCAGCGTTCCCCCTGCTCCGGCGCGAGGACGGTGAGCAGATCCTCGTGCGGTACTTCCGGGGCTTCGCCGGGATCGCACGCCGCCACGGTGCCGGGTTGATTCTCGAAAGCGCGACCTGGCGCGCCAGCGCCGACTGGGGTGCGCGGCTTGGGTACACACCCGAGGCGCTGGTCCGTGCCAATCGCCGCGCCGTGGACCTGCTCATCCCGATCCGCGACGAGTTCGACGCGCCCGAGACTCCGGTCGTCATCAGCGGCTGCCTCGGACCTCGCGGCGACGGCTATGTGCCTTCCATGCAGATGAGCGCCGATGAGGCGGAGAGGTACCACCAGCCCCAGGCGCGCGCCCTGGTCGATGCCGGTGTCGACATGCTCTGCGCCATGACACTGAACACCATCGACGAGGCGATCGGGATCACCCGGACGGCGGTTCGACTGAGTGTTCCCGTCGCCATCAGCTTCACCGTTGAGGTCAACGCGCGGCTCGCCACCGGTGAAACCCTGCGTCACGCCATCGAGGCGGTGGACGACGCCACGGCGCAGGTGCCGGCGTACTACATGATCAACTGCGCCCATCCCTCCCACTTCCGACCGGCCCTCGAGGATGGAGGACCATGGACCTCCAGGATTCGCGGCATCCGCGCGAACGCCTCGCGCAAGAGCCATGCCGAGCTGAATGAATCCACGGAGCTTGACCCGGGCAAGCCCCTCGAACTGGCCGAGGATTACGCGTCGCTCATTGAGCGTTGGCCGCAAATCACCGTGCTCGGGGGCTGTTGCGGCACCGACGAACGCCATGTCGAGTGCATCGCCGATCGCTGTGCTCCCCTCTTTGCGGCACGACCGAACTCCTGA
- a CDS encoding S9 family peptidase, whose amino-acid sequence MPRRSSRLVQPEDLLRLVTVADPRFSADGHSVVFVRKGYDAKGARTSELWLASTRGAQRQRPLTTGPRDSTPRPSPVDDSLLFVRSATKEAPQLALLKLPPVRGKARPQVRTLTRLPEGSLASVEWSPDGRHVAFKWRQTMTEFTAAAAKRRKALGHSTPALVVDDPWYRLDGDGVFGTARFRLFVLDLGRNGAAPREVFRCDHLDDFSFDWSPDSSTIAVACNRDPRALFHPERAEILLVDPAGKRSPRSIEGLPEGPKDSPRWSPDGTHLAWAGRRGRSSMYDTANVELWTAAIDGSASRPRAVRPTSLTGASDFCLMSGTLSDTADASFAPWFAWSPDGQSLLMRIGWHGAGRIASVSASGGEVVLHTDGGAELAPGAFAAREGLIVAVRSAPMEPPEIAVAEVHGHLFEVEVRTSFNSSFRQSRALVTPREVWVTADGRIRSGAPRSKGRRSGHAVHAWVMRPPPGAPRRGGAAILQVHGGPHAQYGVSFFHEFQVLAAAGYTVVFSNPRGSKGYGARFCGAIRGRWGTADWKDVQSVTRFMARLPGVNRARLAIMGGSYGGYMANWAIAHSKEYRAAITDRCVSDLSSMCGTSDYPEVPDLYWPGVAWDRPQALRRSSPITCFKGVRTPTLIIHSEGDLRCNIEQGEQVHAALVTQGVPTRFVRYPRETSHGMSRSGPSDLRIHRLRQILQWWDEHLVKSSTR is encoded by the coding sequence ATGCCCAGACGATCAAGCCGATTGGTTCAACCCGAGGATCTCCTCCGCCTCGTGACGGTGGCCGACCCCCGCTTCTCCGCCGACGGCCACTCAGTCGTCTTTGTTCGAAAGGGTTACGACGCCAAGGGAGCGCGAACCAGCGAGCTCTGGCTCGCGTCAACGAGAGGCGCTCAGCGGCAGCGACCTCTGACGACAGGGCCTCGCGACTCGACACCGCGCCCATCACCCGTGGATGACTCCCTTCTCTTCGTGCGATCGGCGACGAAGGAGGCTCCTCAGCTCGCCCTCCTGAAACTCCCGCCGGTGCGCGGGAAGGCTCGCCCGCAGGTTCGCACGCTGACGAGGCTGCCCGAGGGTTCTCTCGCGAGCGTCGAGTGGAGTCCCGACGGCCGCCATGTCGCCTTCAAGTGGCGCCAGACGATGACAGAGTTCACTGCGGCGGCGGCCAAGCGGCGCAAGGCGCTCGGTCATTCGACGCCGGCGCTCGTCGTCGATGATCCCTGGTATCGCCTCGATGGTGACGGTGTCTTCGGAACGGCCCGTTTCCGCCTCTTCGTGCTTGACCTCGGTCGCAACGGTGCCGCGCCTCGAGAAGTCTTCCGTTGCGATCACCTCGACGACTTCTCGTTCGACTGGTCACCGGACAGTTCGACCATCGCCGTCGCGTGCAATCGTGACCCCCGGGCGCTCTTTCATCCGGAGCGCGCCGAGATCCTGCTGGTTGATCCTGCAGGGAAGCGATCGCCGCGCTCCATCGAGGGTTTGCCTGAAGGCCCCAAGGACTCACCGCGCTGGTCACCCGATGGCACTCACCTCGCGTGGGCGGGCCGACGCGGTCGTAGCTCCATGTATGACACGGCCAATGTCGAACTCTGGACGGCGGCGATCGATGGCAGCGCTTCGCGCCCGAGGGCCGTTCGCCCGACTTCACTCACCGGCGCCAGCGACTTCTGCCTGATGTCGGGAACGCTCAGCGACACCGCCGATGCGAGCTTCGCGCCATGGTTTGCTTGGAGCCCGGATGGGCAATCACTGCTGATGCGCATCGGCTGGCACGGTGCCGGGCGCATTGCGAGCGTGAGTGCCAGTGGCGGCGAGGTCGTCCTGCACACGGACGGTGGTGCCGAGCTTGCACCGGGCGCGTTTGCCGCGCGCGAGGGGCTGATTGTCGCCGTGCGCAGTGCACCGATGGAGCCACCCGAGATCGCCGTGGCCGAGGTGCATGGCCATCTCTTCGAGGTCGAGGTGCGCACCTCATTCAACTCCTCGTTCCGCCAGTCAAGAGCTCTCGTGACGCCACGCGAGGTCTGGGTGACGGCCGATGGACGCATACGGAGCGGTGCGCCGCGCTCGAAGGGGCGTCGCTCCGGCCACGCGGTGCACGCGTGGGTGATGCGTCCACCGCCGGGCGCACCGCGCCGAGGCGGTGCGGCCATTCTCCAAGTGCACGGAGGTCCACACGCCCAGTACGGCGTCAGCTTCTTCCACGAGTTTCAGGTTCTTGCCGCCGCGGGCTACACGGTGGTCTTCTCGAATCCGCGCGGCAGCAAGGGGTATGGCGCCCGCTTCTGTGGAGCGATCCGCGGCCGCTGGGGGACCGCCGACTGGAAGGATGTGCAGTCGGTCACGCGATTCATGGCCCGCCTGCCCGGCGTGAACCGAGCGCGACTCGCCATCATGGGTGGCAGTTATGGCGGCTACATGGCCAACTGGGCGATCGCTCATTCAAAGGAGTATCGCGCCGCCATCACCGACCGTTGCGTGAGCGACCTCTCGAGCATGTGCGGAACGAGTGACTACCCCGAGGTGCCCGATCTCTACTGGCCGGGCGTGGCATGGGATCGACCGCAGGCGCTTCGACGCTCAAGCCCGATCACCTGTTTCAAGGGTGTCCGCACACCGACACTGATCATTCACTCGGAAGGCGATCTGCGCTGCAACATCGAACAGGGCGAACAGGTCCACGCCGCGCTCGTCACCCAGGGCGTCCCCACACGCTTTGTCCGCTATCCGCGTGAAACGAGCCACGGCATGAGCCGCTCCGGCCCTTCGGATCTGCGGATTCACCGACTCCGGCAGATTCTCCAGTGGTGGGATGAACATCTCGTCAAGTCTTCGACTCGATGA